In Fluviicola taffensis DSM 16823, the following are encoded in one genomic region:
- a CDS encoding GNAT family N-acetyltransferase: MIEVKQFDRESKGFFKATEEEVEAGRMTYSWVNNDRIIIDHTEVNPAFRGKSVGNLMVQAAVEFARKAGIKIIPLCPFAKSVFDKTPDYHDVL, translated from the coding sequence ATGATAGAAGTAAAACAATTTGACCGTGAATCAAAAGGATTCTTTAAAGCAACAGAAGAGGAAGTAGAAGCAGGAAGAATGACTTATTCCTGGGTGAATAATGACCGGATTATCATAGATCACACAGAAGTAAATCCAGCATTCAGAGGTAAAAGTGTTGGGAATTTAATGGTACAAGCAGCTGTGGAATTTGCACGAAAAGCAGGAATCAAAATCATCCCATTATGTCCGTTTGCAAAAAGTGTTTTTGATAAAACACCAGACTATCATGATGTACTATAA
- a CDS encoding PhnA domain-containing protein: protein MNFEKQVISRSGNVCELSGATEDLQIYQVQPSEGNSADDFILISQNLKNQLEGSVEVSANDWRCLNDSMWSEVSAVKVVAYRMLDQLKGEGWPNDLLEMIYLDEAELTWAKAGMEDEDAIKHIDSNGVVLKAGDTVVLIKELDVKGSTITAKRGTAVRNIKLVHDDPTLIEGKVDGQSIYILTQFVKK from the coding sequence ATGAATTTCGAAAAACAAGTAATTAGCCGAAGTGGAAATGTCTGCGAATTGAGTGGGGCAACAGAAGATTTACAAATCTACCAAGTACAACCTTCAGAAGGAAACTCAGCGGACGATTTTATTCTAATTTCTCAAAACTTGAAAAATCAATTGGAAGGATCTGTAGAAGTTTCCGCTAATGATTGGAGATGTTTGAATGATTCAATGTGGAGTGAGGTTTCTGCGGTAAAGGTGGTTGCATACCGCATGTTAGATCAATTGAAAGGGGAAGGTTGGCCGAATGATTTACTCGAAATGATTTACTTGGACGAAGCTGAACTTACTTGGGCAAAAGCTGGAATGGAAGACGAAGATGCAATCAAGCACATTGACTCCAATGGAGTGGTCTTAAAAGCAGGAGATACTGTCGTTTTAATCAAAGAATTGGATGTAAAAGGCTCTACGATTACTGCAAAGCGTGGAACAGCAGTTAGAAATATCAAACTTGTTCATGATGACCCAACCCTTATTGAAGGAAAAGTCGATGGACAATCCATATACATCTTGACACAATTTGTGAAGAAATAG